In the genome of Oncorhynchus mykiss isolate Arlee chromosome 30, USDA_OmykA_1.1, whole genome shotgun sequence, the window agtaccttactgtgattgttattTTTTGTTGCTAGGACTGTCGGGGAGGAGTCTGAGTGTGGAGGAAatggaaaactagctgttattggaaaAGGTTTGATctattggtctattaacaaaACTCCTTCCCATCAAAACAGGCTGGATTTTCAGGCCGTCTTTTCAAACAGTTCTTACAGTAGAAGTGCagtatcataattttcacaatttcacagtattattccaacctcatagtgtggaaatatataacacaggaaaatcacatttcggattgcactgggcctttaaggtcCATTGTTAACCTCCTTCATCAACAGAAGTACTACTCTAGAGAGGATCACAATACTACATGTATTAAAATAATgaaagttgttgtttattcctcAGTGTGGCATTGATCCCCCTAGGGcttctgtcagagagagacagacaggttagactaAACAGAGTACACTACAACCACAAAAAAACTGGAACACCCTTACTAAAGTGGTGCAACCGTTGAAAAACATTGCACATCACATAACTGACAGAAGTCATAACTGTATTTTGTGGCCTCTTGATCAAAAAGTGAATCATATGTTCTGTTGCTACCCCCACCTTTCACATAGTTCTGTCTGGAGACCCCAGGCAGGTGGGTCCAATTGTGAAGACCAAGCTGGCGCAGGCATTGGGCCATGGGGTGTCCATGCTGGAGAGACTGATGACCAAGCCCCTGTACAtaagagagagtgggggatacAACCCAAAGCTGgtgaatacagacacacacacacacacacacacacacacacacacacacacacacacacacacacacacacacacacacacacacacacacacacacacacacacacacacacacacacacacacacacacacacacacacacacacacacacacacacacacacacacacacacattccctgtCAGTGCCATTGTCATCTAAATCATGCATAGTGAGTCACCAACTGAATCCAGATGATACATCTTCTTAtacataatgttttgtcttgCATTGTAATATAATGTTTAACAGACACTTTTATTCAAAACAACTTATGGGTGGCCCCAGCGGATATCGAGCCCTCAACCCtaggcgttgcaagcaccatgttcTACCGACTAAGCCACACAGGATCACATTGTAAATAGGTGGCTCCAAAGTTTATTGCATTCTCATtgtgtcctctcttctccctccaggtGACAAAGCTGGTGTATAACTACCGTTCCCAGGAGGCCTTCCTGACCCTGCCCTTTAGACTGTTTTACAGTGGGAAGCTGTGTGTCAGGGCCCAGAGGTCCATCTGCCCATCAAGGGATTCCATGGAGTCAGGATGAGgcctctatctgtttctctcgctctctcgttatgtttctttctgtcttttctgtaaaAATAGACTCAAGACAATGGGATCTTTCTCAATAGTCTTTCCTTGAATCCTTGTGGgattccactgggattctctgcctctaacactattacgggggctgactcactggtttactggtgctcttccatgctgtccctaggaggggtgcgtcacttgagtgggttgagtctctGACGTGATCtccctgtccgggttggcgcccccctcgggttcgtgccaTGTGGGAGATTtccgtgggctatactcggccttgtcccAGGTTagaagttggtggttgaagatatccctctagtagtgtggggactgtgctttggcaaagtgggtgggcttatatcctgcctggttggccctgtccgggggtatcgttggacagggccacagtgtctcccgacccctcctgtctcagcctccagtaattatgctgcaatagtttatgtgtcggagggctagggtcagtctgttatatctggagtatttatcctgtcttatccagtgtcctgtgtgaatttaagtatgctccctctaattctctctctctctttctctctctttctctttctttctctttctcttctctcgcgggacctgagccctaggaccatgcctcaggactacctggcctgttgactccttgctgtccccagtccacctggttgtgctgctgctccagtttcaactgttttgcctgcggctatggaaccctgacctgttcaccggacgttctaccttgtcccggacctgctgttttcaactcactCTCTCAACCGCACctactgtctctaactctgaatgatcggcaatgaaaagccaactgacatttactcctgaggtgctgacctcttgcaccctctacaaccactgtgattattattatttgaccctgctggttatctatgaacttttgaacatcttggccatgaactgttataatctccacccagcacagccagaagaggactggccacccctcatagcctggttcctctctgggtttcttcctaggttcccgcctctctagggagtttttcctagccaccgtgcttctacatctgcattgcttgctttgtaaaaagggctttataaatacatttgattgattgattgattgtgtcTTCgtcatgtcctctgtcctcccatTTCTCAATGTCTGCgtttcctctcctcgtctcccactGACATGTTGAGAACATTTTGACAAATACAGGTTTTCCTATCTTGTCGGCATCGAGCCTAGACGTTGAACACCAATAATGCCAGTCAGCTTTCCTTCTCTCATGGCACAGAGATGAGGGAGGGCAACAACCCTTTGTGGTTCAACCCTGGAGAGGCGGTACAGATGATGCTGTACTGCTGCCAGCTGGCCAAGAAGCTCTACAATCCTGTAGCTGCCACTGACATTGGCATTATTGCTCCCTACAGGAAACAGGTCAGTATGGCATGACCATTTAGACTGTCAACAGTGGGTACCATTCTGTTACAGTTTACTTGTTACTCGCCTAGTATTGCTGTAAAAATCCTAAAAAAACCATAACAAGTTCATTATTCTGTCACAACTAGTACAGTGGTCCATCTCCCTTAACCCTGAACACCGGACTGACCGGTCTGACCACCTGAACCTCTGCTCCTCAGCCAGAGAAGATCCGTGTGCTGCTCCACAGGGTGGGCCTGTCTGACATCAAGCTGGGCTCTGTGTAGGAGTTCCTGGTCATCATCTTGTCCACGGTAACATTCCCCTCCTTCATTATTGAACTTGACTAATTTCTCCCTTTACAGGGTCTCAGGTCCATTCGTTTTCAATTCAGGGAATACATTCTGAAATATAAAAAAACAATGTGTCACTTTTGTGTCACGggatactaggagtggtgggttggaatcaggcgcagagagcagggttcagcaTATCATGATTTATTCTCCGACCAAAAAACGGTCACGCTAACATACATTTGGCATAGaacagaccagcccaaacacaggaccaaacagtccggagaatacacacatgaaaaccacatccaacagagtaacaaaaaacaatcccgcacaaaacaagggcgggacaaactactacatatagagaagctaattaaactaaaatatacACAGGTGAacctaataagacaaaaccaacagacaaacgaaaaagggatcggtagcggctattaggacggtgacgacgaccgccgagcaccgcccgaacaggcagggtggccaacttcggcggaagttgtgacattTTGTACGAGTTGTATATCACTTCACTtgctgaattgactgaattgtaGATGCAATTGACACCTATCTTAATACATCTAAATAAATGACCTCTTGTTCCAGGTGAGGGAGAATGAGTCAGTGCAGTGTGACGACCTGCAAAGCATCCTGTGATTGCTGTCCAACCCCAAGCGCTTCAGCATGGCAGTCGTTCGGCCCAAAGCCCTGCTCATCATCATGGGGAACCCGCACCTCCATAGTCAAGTACCCATGCTTCAACCCTCTCCTCCAGTACTCTTTTGAGTGACCGCCAACCTCTATCAGGGCTGCACACAGGTGTGTTTAGAGTGTAttatgcaccacacacacacacacacaatttaataAAACATGAGTCAAAGCAAGAAACTTTAATTAGTCAGTAATAAAACACACAAATCTCTTACTTTCTCCTCAGAGCTGCCAGtgagaaagaggagtgagagagttTGCTGTGCTCACTACTGCTCAGCTGTCCATCACTCCAGCACTATCTGTCCTATTATGTTCAAATATAGTTTTCTTCATTCATTTATCACATTATCATGACTTGGCCCTCTACATTTGTTAATCTACACAGTAAGCTGCGTATGTGTTAATCAATGAAATATGTATGGAGATGCCTTTGGAGAATGCACTCCAATTCCAAACTGCTGTAAGAGCAAACTTTAGATGCAGTTGTCATGCAGTCCACTGGTTGGCAGTAGTGCATATGATGATACAAACCTTTGGTGTTGATTTTTCTTCTTATTGGGTTATTGGACTTTGACACCAGTGTCTATTTCATATTGTGCTAGCTAGGTCAGTGTTGTATTGACAATGAGTCTATATCTAGCAACACTTCCAAAGGTGTGCTTTAGAAACATCCTGCTATAATAGAAGAGGACTGGTGCCAGTGACTACCTGTGAGAAACCTATCATGAGTAAGAGAGGTACTGGGACCGTACCATGGTACCTGAGTCCCACATCAAAGAGCTCCTCAGGTAAACGGGGTCTGAAGCTCCCTGACAGTGTGGCACATTCAAATAAAAGCTGTCTCCTCCCTACTCATTAGAGTCCTATTGTGATTCAGTCCTAgaaccaccccctctcctctactttctcgCTGGGCTCCACCAGGGCTGACTGCCACAGGAGAGTCAGCCTGTCAGTAGCACTCAGTTGTCACATCCAGTCTCCGGGTGGACCTataggcagacacagacagacgctGCCTGCCTGCCCCACCGGGGTGTTTAGACACACTGTCTCCTGCAGCCTAGCATATGCTGTTACTCGCATTGCTCAACAGTGTCTGAGACACTTAAAAATAATAGTCACTCAATAGAATGGTCCTCCTTCACTGCCAGCAGGCTAAATAACAACCAGGGACCTAAGAGGCAGGGTTATAGTATGTGTTTTTGTTATAGTACCTGATTTGCTAGTTTTTACTTTTGTTTCCAATATAGTTTTAGTGTTTGGAACAGAAAGCATGCCTGGGAGGCTAGAAGACatttgtgttgtatggtgttttTTGGGGATGTCACTTCTTACAACTGGGGGTGAAGTAATGGATAAAGTAATGAGTCAGATCAAAGGTTAGGTTTATATGATAAAGTATCTGTGACTTGGATTTAAAAGGAATAGTGCCGAGACTGGTGCAAAAAAAAatggtaactctctctctcccatgtttACACTAATGAGGAGTAGGGGTTTACACTAATGAGGAGTAGGGGTTTACACTAATGAGGAGTAGGGGTTTACACTAATGAGGAGTAGGGGTTTACACTAATGAGGAGTAGGGGTTTACACTAATGAGGAGTAGGGGTTTACACTAATGAGGAGTAGGGGTTTACACTAATGAGGAGTAGGGGTTTACACTAATGAGGAGTAGGGGTTTACACTAATGAGGAGTAGGGGTTTACACTAATGAGAAGTAGGGGTTTACACTAATGAGGAGTAGGGGTTTACACCAATGAGGAGTAGGGGTTTACACTAATGAGGAGTAGGAGTTTACACCAAAGAGGAGTAGGGGTTTACACTAATGGGGAGTAGGGTTTACACCAATGTGGAGAAGGGGTTTACACTAATGAGGAGTAGGGGTTTACACTAATGAGGAGTAGGGGTTTACACCAATGAGGAGTAGGGGTTTACACCAATGAGGAGTAGGGGTTTACACTCATGAGGAGTAGGGGTTTACACCAATGAGGAGTAGGGGTTTACACTAATGAGGAGTAGGGGTTTACACCAATGAGGAGTAGGGGTTTACACCAATGAGGAGTAGGGGTTTACACCAATGAAGAGTAGGGGTTTACACCAATGAGGAGTAGGGGTTTACACCAATGAGGAGTAGGGGTTTACACCAATGAGGAGTAGGAGTTTACACTAATGAGGAGTAGGGGTTTACATCAATGAGGAGTAGGGGTTTACACCAATGAGGAGTAGGGGTTTACACTAATGAGGAGTAGGGGTTTACACCAATGAGGAGTAGGGGTTTACACCAATGAGGAGTAGGGGTTTACACCAATGAGGAGTAGGGATTTACACCAATGAGGAGTAGGGGTTTACACCAATGAGGAGTAGGGGTTTACACCAATATGGGGTAGGGGTTTACACTAATGAGGAGTAGGGGTTTACACCAATGAGGAGTAGGGGTTTACACCAATGAGGCGTAGGGGTTTACACCAATCCAATGGTTTTTAACTTGTAAGAATTATCAAGTTAGCTACTGATTTCTAAGGCTATTTGAAACCACCATCTCCTAACAACATTTACCTGCCAGCTTCAATAACTTGAAAACTTCACAAAAGCTTGAAACCCCCATTTCTGACCAAAGTTTAGGGGGAAAAAGTCAAACTTCTATTTTATTTTTGGTTTCAGCGATAATAGTTTTTGTGTAGTTTGATTTTTTCAAACTGgtttgttaattattttatttcgGTTGAATAGttttttcattattatttttgtattagtTTTAGTTTACTATATTAACCTTGCTAAGAAGTTGTGTTGACTACATGCAGTTTCTCCCATGTTTTAGGCATTCTGTATGGAAGGGGCAACATGCTGACTGACTACTCTCAGGATAGCCAAGCTAACGTACCTACAAATGATCCACAGCTCCAAGTACTATTGTTTGACATTTCAATATAAAgagtttttggtttgtcattgtTTTTGCTTGCCAGGTGAGAGGTGTTGCCATATTCATAAATGACTTGCTGACATGGACATATAGGTTTAACAGTAGAGAAGTGGTTGGAAGTGTACAGAGCTCATTCCGCTAGTGCAGTCCGGAATCAATGACCAGTTTGTCTGAACGCCTTTTGTACAATAAAACCATACCGAATAAGATGACCATTAACATAAAGACTACTATGTTAACCAATGTGATCATCAGTGAACATATTTGTCTGTGTGGGAGTGTGCCTCTGTCACTCCTTACTGGTCTTTGATAGACAGGTGCCCAAAGGAACCGTAGTCCCCattaccaacacaaacacaccgtcTACAGACAAGCAGGGGGGCCGTTAGAAAGAAAAACAGTCCCCTGCAGGGATAATGGCAGAGGCAGCTTGTTAAACGTATGACACTATTGTTCTGAAAAATTGGTCTGTGACTCTAATTGCCCAGTTAGGCCCCTCAGTAAGTCTCATCGTCTGAACCCAGGGCCCCGGCTCAGATCAGACTGGGGCTGGGCAGGCACCAAAGCATTACGGGATGGCCGCTTGGCTGAGGCCGATGGCGCTCTGACTGGAGAATGAAGGCTGTGGGAGAGATAGGGGCCAGCCAGACTGAGCCTATgttcataaatcaaatcaaatcaatttgtattggtcacatacacgtgtttagcagatgttattgtgggtgtagcgaaattcttgtgtttctggctccaacagtgcagtattatataataagtaatatctaacaatttcacaacaatacacacaagacacacaaatctaagtaaaggaattgaattaagaatatataaatatatggacaagcaatgtcagagcggcacaaactaagatacagtagaatagaatagaaagaGTCTTAGAGAAGGGGTACTGccctaggatcagttttgcatttaatATCGTAAGGAATgcgatcctagatcagcactcctactctgagacgctttatgaatataGGCCCTGGGGCTTAGATTGATTTGCCTGGCACTTCTACAGTCTGAGCCTTGGTACTGTTCCTTGTGCATGTGGCAGCACTCAGACCAAGCCCTATTACTGACTCAAGCCCTCTGGGCGCAAACCCATCAGAGATACACATCTGAACGTGGTTTGAATTGAGTTACTTATCAACTGTGCTTTAATTTTGTGCTGCCATTAGAAGTTTGTGCGAgacggagggagtgagagaagcgGCATGTCATTAGAAGCAGAGCCTGGACCACCAGTCTGCATCGCAGTGGGAGATCTCTTCTAGTTGTCTGATGagaagggaggatgagagggtAGGAGCATCCTGTGGCTGTCTGCCACCCATATGACACAGTGTTCCTCCCAAACTGTAATGAAATAATTTTTCTGTAATAATCATCCTTCTCCAGGATTTCCTTGAATACTTTTTATACCCTAATGTTgtggttcccaactccggtcctcaagTAAccccaacaaaacacattttttttgtagcCCCGGACAAACATAGCTGAATCAACTAGGTGAGGGCCTGATGATTAACTCACAAGTTGAATCAGACGTGCTTGTCAGGGACTACAAtacaaatgtgtactgttgggggtataTGAGGACAGGAGTTGAGAATTACTGCCCTAACGTGAGATATAAAGCAGAAAAGGTAAGAAATTGCGTAGTTACTTTTTGCACAAGCTTTTTAAAAGTAAAATAGTGAAGTTGGCTCTATGATTTGAAAGTGTCAATAATTGGCAAGAGAAATGGTATGTTTTGAATGTCATTGCAACATAAGGTACAAGATTTACACTCCCCTCCATATTTATTTGGAATGTGAAGCTAAAATTTGACAACATACAGCATTTTGAATTTGAGATTTTGAGATctgaaatgtttcatatgaggcaacagtacagaatgtcactttTATTTTACGGTAtactttcatatatatatatatataatttacctTTTAGAAATTAAATCCCTTCATGTATCTAGTATTTTTTTATGTGTATTTTGTTTTCCGTAAGTATTTGGATAAATTCACTTAtactgtattaaagtagtcaaaagtgtatTATTTGGTCCTATATTCCTAGCaagcaatgactacatcaaacttgtgactctacaaacttgttggatgcatttgtagtttgttttggttgtttttcaGATTATGTTTTGTCCAATAGGAACTGAATGACATtaatgtaaacaacaacaaagaacagcagatgtttctgaacacttctacatgaatcaaatcaaatcacattttattggtcacatacacatatttagcagatgttattgcgggtgtagcgaaatgcttgtgttcttagcACCAACAGTGCAATAGTATCTGACAATTAATGAAtcctgaataatgatgagtgagaaagttacagaggaacAAAGATCATTAATCATCACTTCTATGTACGATTACAGAGCAACATTTACacattttagcttcactgtccaaataaatatggAGGGGAGTGTATGTCATCATATGATTGTCTGGGGGTTCCCgaatggtgcagcggtctaaggcactgcatctcagtgtaagaggcgtcactacataccctggtttgattccaggctgtatcacaaccagccatgattgggaatccaatagggtggcacacaattgtcccagtgtcgtctgggttaggggtaagccgtcattgtaaataagaatttgttcttaactgatttgcctgaTTAAAAAGTATGTGTCTGTCGGCTGCAGTCAAGTTTGATCTGATTGCTACAGTAGGTAGACAGAGCTGTAGCTTGCTGTTGTTGTAGCATTTAGCATGTGCATCAGACTGTAATCTAGGGTCACATCAAAGCCCAGTGAGCCAGACAGAAACACGACTCCGCTAAAGGGAGTGTGATCAGAGCTGGGCTCTGGGATCAGGACCCTTCTTCTCAGGAAACCCTCAAATTAGCAAAGGAGGAGACATGAAAGAGACTCAATATTGAGgagactgcctgtctgtctacacaGAAGAAATGAGCCTACACTGTTTCTCCTGAGTAAAATATGAATTATAAACATTCTTGATTTCACATGTCATATTTAAATGCCAGTCAATGTTTCAGAACTTTGTCTCAAATATAAATGTGTGTTTCATGTACTTCTGTCTTTACAGCAGTGTTCTCAAAACAATGGCTCACAAGACAAAAATGATATATACATGAATACATAACTGCTCAGCAAAGTGTCTTATGTGAACCAATCAGCAGGAGGTATTTCTAATGTAAAAGTCAATAGATTTAATGGCGAAAATAAGCCCCGGAGACTGATAGTTTTGCATTGTAATGCCTTGGCTGTGATTGCTCTCATAATGCCCCCCGCCTCCATTCACTATTACCCCCTATGTCTGCAGTCATCACAAAACTAGCTGTTGTCTCCTCTCACACCTCGTCCCAGCCTCTTTGATAGGTAGTTGATAACAGTCTGATGGGGCTGGGCTGGTTGTATATATAGAGGGAGgcaactggcacagagagacattACCTTTTCTACAGCAAGCAACAGCAGCACCTGTCTTCTCCTTAATTGGATTTTCAGTCAGGACTTTGTTTCTCTTCACGATGGATCTCTTCTCCTTCACCCTGACTCTCCTGGTTCTCCTGGCCCCAGCCTGGGGCTTTGACCTGGGTCAGTCGACCCGCTGTGTGCCCATCCCCCACCAGATGAGTGTGTGCCAGGACGTGGGCTACTCGGAGATGAGGCTGCCTAACTTGCTGGGGCACAGCAGCCTAGAGGGCGAGGTGGTTCCCCGCTCGGAGGACTGGAGACCCCTGCTGCAGACCGGTTGCCATCCCCAGGCCCAGGCCTTCCTCTGCTCCCTCATCGCGCCCGTCTGCCTTGACGCGTAAGTCTGTAGCTTTTGTTTGCCTTTTACCTATACAtgtcctcttctatctttctatgtccttcctgtgtgtgtgtgtgtgtctttctctctccatactAGGctgctctcttccttctctgtcaACTTGGCTGTTCTCTCTTGTCTATTTCCCTATTACCTTCCCCTTGAGAACATCCCACTGCCAACTCCTTCTCAAGAGGGAACTATCCACTCCTCCATCACTTATATTTCACCCTCAGTGTGTTTACAATGGAACATGACCccgtgtctgtctctccatctccagtTTTATCCAGCCGTGCCGTAGCCTGTGTGTGGCCGTCAGGGACAGCTGTGCCCCAGTACTGGCCTGTCAGGGCCAAGTCTGGCCAGAGGCGCTAGACTGTGACCGCTTCCCTACCCAGGAAGACATGTGCCTGACCCCCCACCCCAAACACAGCAACAGCCACCTCGCCAAAGCATTGCCTAAGCCGGCATGCCAAGCATGTCCTTCCGTGGAGGAGCACCCTTCACTGAAGACAGTTCTGGATGCTCTGTGCCAAGATGACTTTGGTAAGAATGTgcaataatgtactgtatatgtgtatgtttGCACTGATTAGTATGTTATGCAAGTTTATTAGTGTGTATATTTGTACCATACAtatgtgtgtagttctgtctcaGCTAGCATACTCACCTTctgtccactctctcctccctcagctGTAACAGCCAAGCTGTCTCGCCGGCGCCTGCCCTCAGGGGAGCCAGAGTTTGAGGTGGAGGGCCGGGTAGAGTTTATCCGCCAGGGCCCCCTGCTTCCCTACGACACCCAGCACCTCCTCCAGCAGTGGCTGCTCATCAACCTGCCCTGTGCCAACATACTGGTCCGGCCCGGCCGTGTCCAGCTCTACTTGCTGACTGGCGCTGTGCAGTCCGATGGCACCCTGGCCCTCACCCGCCTCTTCCCCTGGCACAGGAAGAACAACAGCATCACAGTGGCTGCGCGCAAGTGGAAACACCACAGGTGTTGAGTGACTGGATGATAGGAGTGATATAATGAAAAATATGATCTCTGTTAAATCTGTGTTGCTTAGAATGGCGTCCTGAGTGGAAGGTCGGTTGAGTATTTGATGTTTTCTGAAGTTACTGACTTGATGTCAGAGGTGTTAGAGCTGGACTCTCTCATTGGCCCTCTGTTGCCCTCTGCTCCTTCACAGTAGCTCAGCTACAGCACACAGTAATAGAATGCACTCTAAAAACTATACATAGTAATAGCTAAATGTAAATTATTTCTAAAGAGTATTATTTTCTATTTAGATAATGCCGTATTTATGTGTTTTGTATGTTGGATTTTTCTGTTAAGTGAGTGAAAATAATACgataataaaatgtaaatatgtaATCTATTTCTATTGAATTAGTGTTGGTTATTCTATATGATTCATACAGCATGTAAGATAGCCAGAACCTTACAGCCaagttttttatttgacctttatttaactgggcaagtcagttaagaataaattcttattttcaatgacagcctaggaacagtgggttaactgccttgttcaggggcagaacgacatatttttgtaccttgtcagctcaggggtctgaacttgcaaccttccagttactactagtccaacgctctaaccactaggctaccctgccgccccaagtagGTGAATGAAGAATGGTGCAGGAGTGCAGGATGTCCAGATAGTGAATGGATGAGGAAAAGACAAAGTCCAAAAATAAAATTGTCTTACTAACAACACAGTTCCAGCATAACATCTGGCATTCACCATGGTTGTACAATGTTACATTTAATTGGCATTTCATATTTGTAATATCTGTCATTTATTTGATATTGTCTCTGAGGTCCTTGGTAGCAAGCACTATCTTTATTGATgtactgtatttttgtgtgaatattaaaggcccagtgcttcCCAAAAcgtgtgttttatatatatttccacactgaggttcgAATAATACTGTGGAAATGATAATGTCATTTAAGTGTAAGAGCTGGTTGAAAAGACCTCTTTggttggatggagttttggcctgcctggtgacatcatcataagttaatagaccaataacaaaaagagtttcaaacctctctgccaataacagctagttttcaggttacaTATCCCTCCCATTAGGCTCATCCAATTAGAcccctcagaccactcccagacagtcctagtaaTATTCTAGCTTGAGAAGTTGTTCTTTGCTTAgaagctatttttatttatttttaacaatTTTAATTAATAACAGTAAGGTACATAATTGTTACACAGAAATAATTTTATGTTGAGATAAAAATgcctgcattgggcctttaaataCTGTAACTTATTACTGTTGTCTTGTATTACTATTGCTTGCTCAACATCTTGAATATTAACACGGAATGAAGAAATCAGCATTTAATGAATCATTTTATTTACAGAAATTGTTTCAGTTAAAAGAGTAAAATAAATATTCTGAATACAGTCTTACATGTTAAAGCATTTGTACATGGTTGTGTGTAGCTGACTAACCTTCAgtttgtgtttatatacagtgtatgaTATAATAAAGTTTCCAAAACACTTGCAGTCAGTCTAGAAAATGTAACTACACAATAGCAATCCACACAATATTAAAATGACAAGATCTTCTTGTTATGAA includes:
- the LOC110520944 gene encoding secreted frizzled-related protein 5-like; amino-acid sequence: MDLFSFTLTLLVLLAPAWGFDLGQSTRCVPIPHQMSVCQDVGYSEMRLPNLLGHSSLEGEVVPRSEDWRPLLQTGCHPQAQAFLCSLIAPVCLDAFIQPCRSLCVAVRDSCAPVLACQGQVWPEALDCDRFPTQEDMCLTPHPKHSNSHLAKALPKPACQACPSVEEHPSLKTVLDALCQDDFAVTAKLSRRRLPSGEPEFEVEGRVEFIRQGPLLPYDTQHLLQQWLLINLPCANILVRPGRVQLYLLTGAVQSDGTLALTRLFPWHRKNNSITVAARKWKHHRC